From Pseudomonas alcaligenes, a single genomic window includes:
- a CDS encoding HDOD domain-containing protein has protein sequence MRVMILEDDPWIADLLKQIVLSIRPAAQIDCFGEVQGAVAAWQQAAYQLVLADWNLPDASGISLLQKIRERDRATPLVMITGRSDRQSVMTVRPLGVSAFITKPFDVPRVAQCLATLLPPDEGTPAASVIRESFPEYLAGLPASALDIPLLEQVKEKLQAGYQGENLEVRRLAADWQHDPALSAHLLAAANSPAYLGAGQQCTSLNDALQRLGARTSVSLAAGFALKQARSQPNMLLKLMVQEHLDAAERLADQVVTLARQCGLEPATLQTAAMLHRMGELCVIYEAQEWENSGNSIDEGVLLQAVAKFSAPLAIKLKAQWGLPMVLRELIGAVYALPSAHVRREQVLMRLAAALNNGEPAETIERLRRLAGLA, from the coding sequence ATGCGCGTGATGATTCTGGAAGATGACCCGTGGATCGCCGACCTGCTCAAGCAGATTGTGCTGAGCATCCGCCCGGCGGCGCAGATCGACTGCTTCGGCGAGGTGCAGGGCGCCGTTGCCGCCTGGCAGCAGGCGGCCTACCAGCTGGTGCTGGCCGACTGGAACCTGCCGGACGCCTCCGGCATCAGCCTGCTGCAGAAGATCCGCGAGCGCGATCGGGCCACGCCGCTGGTGATGATCACCGGCCGCTCCGACCGGCAGAGCGTGATGACCGTGCGCCCGCTGGGGGTCAGTGCGTTCATCACCAAGCCATTCGACGTGCCGCGGGTCGCCCAGTGCCTGGCCACGCTGCTGCCGCCGGACGAGGGCACACCGGCAGCCAGCGTGATTCGCGAGAGCTTCCCTGAGTACCTGGCCGGCCTGCCGGCCAGCGCGCTGGATATTCCGCTGCTGGAGCAGGTCAAGGAGAAGCTGCAGGCGGGCTACCAGGGGGAAAACCTCGAGGTGCGCCGGCTGGCTGCCGACTGGCAGCACGACCCGGCCCTCAGCGCTCATCTGCTCGCCGCAGCGAACAGCCCGGCCTACCTCGGCGCCGGGCAGCAATGCACCAGCCTCAACGACGCCCTGCAGCGTCTCGGTGCGCGCACCAGCGTGAGCCTGGCAGCGGGTTTTGCCCTGAAACAGGCGCGCAGCCAGCCCAACATGCTGCTCAAGCTGATGGTGCAGGAGCATCTGGATGCCGCCGAGCGCCTGGCCGACCAGGTGGTGACCCTGGCCCGGCAATGCGGCCTGGAACCGGCGACCCTGCAGACCGCGGCCATGCTGCACCGCATGGGCGAGCTGTGCGTGATCTATGAGGCCCAGGAGTGGGAAAACAGTGGCAACAGCATCGACGAGGGCGTACTGCTGCAGGCGGTTGCCAAGTTTTCTGCGCCGCTGGCGATCAAGCTGAAGGCGCAGTGGGGCCTGCCCATGGTGCTGCGCGAGCTGATCGGTGCGGTGTATGCCCTGCCCTCGGCCCATGTGCGCCGCGAGCAGGTGCTGATGCGCCTGGCGGCGGCGCTCAACAATGGCGAACCGGCCGAGACCATCGAGCGTCTGCGGCGCCTGGCAGGACTGGCATGA
- a CDS encoding EAL domain-containing protein, which translates to MMRSKVFNPKPVILVVDDQPTDARAMSELVRDLGDVHLAMDGMAALEVARHCRPDVVLLDIELPGMSGFAVCKALKADPKLCDAAVLFVTAHAQTDNELRALEYGGIDFIQKPLNAPVVRAHVKAHIALRNEAKKLANHDALTGLPNRMLLQDRTEQALQKARRGQGRVAMLLLDLDNFKSINDSVGHSIGDALLKEVAVRLSLSSRAVDTVSRQGGDEFIILLPEVSGVEAIGDYAERLLSTVVTPFYIHNNRYELSASIGISVFPDDSEDLESLYRQADAAMYQAKLEGRNRYRFFSPGIESSTRARHLLEQHMRSALECGVFEVFYQAKVDVQQGRTVGLEALIRWRNADGALISPAEFIPLAEETGLIIPIGKSVMLQACKDARTLNDLGHAISISVNISAVQFREESFLPMVQAILHESGLPPEFLELEITEGVLARDFDSTREALATLRQLGVRIAIDDFGTGYSSLAYLKRFPIDVLKIDQSFVRDMLVDPSDAAIIEAVVRLGRALNLELVAEGVESQEQADALAAYGCRVMQGYLYCRPVPFAQIRSFLAAERSAALVQPD; encoded by the coding sequence ATGATGCGCAGCAAGGTGTTCAACCCGAAACCGGTCATCCTGGTCGTCGACGACCAACCCACCGACGCCAGGGCGATGAGCGAGCTGGTTCGCGACCTGGGCGATGTCCACCTGGCGATGGACGGCATGGCCGCGCTGGAAGTCGCCCGGCATTGCCGGCCGGATGTGGTGCTGCTGGATATCGAGCTGCCGGGCATGAGCGGCTTTGCCGTGTGCAAGGCACTCAAGGCCGACCCCAAGCTGTGCGACGCCGCGGTGCTGTTCGTTACCGCCCACGCGCAGACCGACAACGAGCTGCGCGCCCTGGAATACGGCGGCATCGATTTCATCCAGAAACCGCTGAATGCCCCGGTGGTGCGGGCCCACGTCAAGGCGCACATCGCCTTGCGCAACGAGGCCAAGAAACTGGCCAACCACGATGCCCTGACCGGCCTGCCCAACCGCATGCTGTTGCAGGATCGTACCGAACAGGCGCTGCAGAAGGCCCGGCGCGGCCAGGGCCGGGTGGCGATGCTGCTGCTCGACCTGGACAACTTCAAGAGCATCAACGACTCGGTGGGCCATTCAATCGGCGATGCCCTGCTCAAGGAGGTGGCGGTGCGCCTGTCGCTGTCCTCGCGGGCGGTGGATACGGTCAGTCGCCAGGGCGGCGACGAGTTCATCATCCTGCTGCCCGAGGTGAGCGGCGTGGAGGCCATCGGCGACTATGCCGAGCGTCTGCTCAGCACTGTCGTCACGCCCTTTTACATCCACAACAACCGCTACGAGCTGTCGGCCAGTATCGGCATCAGCGTGTTCCCCGACGACAGTGAGGATCTCGAATCGCTGTACCGCCAGGCCGACGCGGCCATGTACCAGGCCAAGCTGGAGGGGCGTAACCGCTACCGTTTCTTCTCGCCGGGCATCGAGAGCAGCACGCGGGCCCGCCACCTGCTCGAGCAGCACATGCGCAGCGCCCTGGAGTGCGGCGTGTTCGAGGTCTTCTACCAGGCCAAGGTCGACGTGCAGCAGGGCCGCACCGTCGGCCTGGAGGCGCTGATCCGCTGGCGCAATGCCGATGGCGCGTTGATCTCGCCGGCCGAGTTCATTCCGCTGGCCGAGGAAACCGGGCTGATCATCCCGATCGGCAAGTCGGTGATGCTGCAGGCCTGCAAGGACGCCCGCACGCTGAACGACCTAGGCCATGCGATTTCCATCAGCGTGAACATCTCCGCCGTGCAGTTTCGCGAGGAGTCGTTCCTGCCGATGGTGCAGGCCATTCTTCACGAGTCGGGACTGCCGCCGGAGTTTCTCGAGCTGGAAATCACCGAAGGGGTGCTGGCGCGCGATTTCGACAGCACCCGCGAGGCCCTGGCCACCTTGCGCCAGCTGGGGGTGCGCATCGCCATCGATGATTTCGGCACCGGCTATTCCAGCCTGGCCTACCTCAAGCGCTTCCCCATCGACGTGCTGAAGATCGACCAGAGCTTCGTGCGCGACATGCTGGTCGACCCCAGCGATGCGGCGATCATCGAGGCCGTGGTGCGTCTGGGGCGGGCGCTGAACCTGGAGCTGGTGGCCGAGGGCGTCGAAAGCCAGGAGCAGGCCGATGCCCTGGCGGCCTATGGTTGCCGGGTCATGCAGGGCTACCTGTATTGCCGGCCGGTACCTTTTGCCCAGATCCGCAGCTTCCTCGCGGCCGAACGCAGCGCTGCGCTGGTGCAGCCGGATTAA
- a CDS encoding CHASE domain-containing protein → MNRRKPFISANWQALAALLLGLGASLLGAWLLSQHNQREAQAAVVLAAEAAADTVVKRLELYQYGLRGARGAILTAGEERITREDFHRYSKTRDIEVEFPGARGFGFIRRVPRASEAAFLARARSDGLADFQIRQLSVHAGERYVIQYIEPVEPNAAAVGLDIASEDSRREAAEAAMRSGEVRLSGPITLVQATGSPLQSFLILMPIYRGAQVPASPAEREAAAIGWSYAPLLMTEILSSLHLEGQTAYLQLRDITRAGPAEPFYQSRGLAQTSEPLLRHRVERQVYGRRWQLDFSANPLFVRQLHQPSPQFVLLLGGLVSLLLAALVGVLSVSRRHQRQIVAEQAKLAAIVESSADAIIGQDFAGIVTSWNHGAEQLFGYSHEQALGRALAELVVPPALRAEDAEMLAYSCSGQTVTRADTLRQRQDGQVFAVALSMAPIHDAHGALSGVSTTVRDVSAQKAAEAQVRELNSNLEAQVAQRTAQLRKLNLLLGSVLQSASEVSIIATDRHGVIQVFNHGAERLLGYDSRELLGVATPVLLHVPEELERRAAELSAECGEPLDGFRALVHKPEQEGAETREWNYVRKGGTRFPVSLMVTAIRDEEGALSGYLGIAVDITERQAAERELTAARDQLLMAADVAELGIWSWRLSDDSLQWNERMFELYGLPLSLREGGLSYGHWRMCVHPEDFAGAEVDLARAVEKGMPYESIFRVIRPDGEVRVIQAGAQIEYDSAGKALRVTGINRDITAQRELEQRLLYAKEQADLASAAKSSFLANMSHEIRTPMNAVLGMLQLVQNTELSGRQLDYVSKAETAAKSLLGLLNDILDYSKIEAGKLQLDLHPFALDALMRDLAVVLAGNQGSKEVEVMFDLDSALPVGLLGDSLRLQQVLINLAGNALKFTQQGQVLVRVTQLQRTGDSVRLRFEVADTGIGISAEQLQRIFQVFTQAEASTTRRFGGSGLGLVISRRLVKLMGAELQAASEQGIGSRFWFDLNLGVAQPTSLRADCPGADRPLRLLVVDDNPVGGELLLHTCRALGWQAEYVDSGRRALERVAQAEERGQPYELVLMDWRMPDMDGLSAARQIRVQSGGRVVPLIIMITAYGREALADAQQAGQVPFSGFLVKPVTPRQLAEAVQQACAGGTVASADERRPQADKPRRLDGLRLLVVEDNPLNRQVAYELLHGEGAEVQLAEGGLQGVALATAADATFDAVLMDVQMPDIDGHEATRRILASPQAATLPIIAMTANASWADQQACREAGMLDHVGKPIDLEQLVAALLLHTGRGRSLAAAAPVAAGDGLIETRTAIIERFGGNHELIRNVLANFGPELSRQLASARVQFEQGDPRGVAAVLHAIKGSAGTMGARALSRLAGELEQQLQHGNAANHAAFFADPASLAGLGSIFAASLALLQEAFPPLQPGDPGLAQVPLAPGPWRQALQEILVLLEVGNLQAIELAEALLGRTPASWRPQFEELLRLLQALDFAAAQASGYQLLRSA, encoded by the coding sequence GTGAACAGACGCAAGCCTTTCATAAGCGCCAACTGGCAGGCCCTGGCAGCCCTGCTGCTGGGCCTGGGTGCCAGCCTGCTGGGCGCCTGGCTGCTGAGCCAACACAACCAGCGGGAGGCGCAGGCGGCGGTTGTGCTGGCGGCCGAGGCGGCGGCCGACACCGTGGTCAAGCGCCTCGAGTTGTACCAGTACGGCCTACGCGGCGCGCGCGGGGCGATTCTCACCGCGGGCGAGGAGCGGATCACCCGCGAGGATTTCCACCGCTACAGCAAGACCCGTGATATCGAGGTGGAATTCCCCGGGGCCCGCGGCTTCGGCTTCATCCGCCGGGTGCCGCGGGCCTCGGAGGCGGCGTTCCTGGCGCGGGCACGGAGCGACGGCCTGGCCGACTTCCAGATCCGCCAGCTCAGCGTGCACGCTGGCGAGCGCTACGTGATCCAGTACATCGAGCCGGTGGAGCCCAACGCGGCGGCTGTCGGTCTGGACATCGCCTCGGAAGACAGTCGCCGCGAAGCCGCCGAGGCCGCCATGCGCAGCGGCGAAGTACGCCTGAGCGGGCCGATCACCCTGGTACAGGCCACCGGCAGTCCGCTGCAGTCGTTCCTGATCCTGATGCCGATCTACCGTGGCGCACAGGTGCCGGCGTCGCCGGCCGAACGCGAGGCGGCGGCCATCGGCTGGAGCTATGCGCCGCTGCTGATGACCGAGATCCTCAGCAGCCTGCACCTGGAAGGGCAGACGGCGTACCTGCAGCTGCGCGACATCACCCGCGCGGGGCCGGCGGAGCCCTTCTACCAGAGCCGCGGGCTGGCGCAGACCAGCGAGCCGCTGCTGCGCCACCGGGTCGAGCGGCAGGTCTATGGCCGCCGCTGGCAGCTCGACTTCAGCGCCAACCCGCTGTTCGTGCGCCAGCTGCACCAGCCGTCGCCGCAGTTCGTGCTGCTGCTCGGCGGCCTGGTCTCGCTGCTGCTGGCGGCGCTGGTGGGGGTGCTCAGCGTCAGCCGGCGACACCAGCGGCAGATCGTCGCCGAGCAGGCCAAGCTGGCGGCCATAGTCGAGAGTTCGGCCGACGCCATCATCGGCCAGGACTTCGCCGGTATTGTCACCAGCTGGAACCACGGTGCCGAGCAGCTGTTCGGCTATAGCCACGAGCAGGCGCTGGGCCGCGCGCTGGCCGAGCTGGTGGTGCCGCCGGCGCTGCGAGCCGAGGACGCCGAGATGCTGGCGTACAGCTGCAGCGGGCAGACGGTGACGCGCGCCGACACCCTGCGCCAGCGCCAGGACGGCCAGGTGTTCGCGGTGGCGCTGAGCATGGCGCCGATCCACGATGCCCACGGCGCGCTGAGCGGGGTTTCCACCACGGTGCGCGACGTGTCCGCGCAGAAGGCTGCCGAGGCGCAGGTGCGCGAGCTCAACAGCAACCTGGAGGCGCAGGTGGCCCAGCGCACCGCCCAGCTGCGCAAGCTCAACCTGCTGCTTGGCAGCGTGTTGCAGTCGGCCTCCGAGGTATCGATCATTGCCACCGACCGCCATGGGGTGATCCAGGTGTTCAACCACGGCGCCGAACGCCTGCTCGGCTACGACAGCCGCGAGCTGCTCGGCGTCGCCACGCCGGTGCTGCTGCATGTGCCGGAGGAGCTCGAGCGGCGCGCGGCGGAGCTCAGTGCCGAATGCGGCGAGCCACTCGATGGCTTTCGCGCGCTGGTGCACAAGCCCGAGCAGGAAGGCGCAGAGACTCGCGAGTGGAACTATGTGCGCAAGGGCGGCACACGCTTCCCGGTGTCGCTCATGGTTACCGCCATCCGCGACGAGGAGGGCGCGCTGAGTGGCTACCTGGGCATCGCCGTGGACATCACCGAGCGCCAGGCGGCCGAACGCGAGCTGACCGCCGCCCGTGACCAGTTGCTGATGGCCGCGGACGTGGCCGAACTGGGCATCTGGTCATGGCGCCTGAGCGATGATTCGCTGCAGTGGAACGAGCGCATGTTCGAGCTCTACGGCCTGCCTTTGAGCCTGCGCGAGGGCGGCCTGAGCTACGGCCACTGGCGCATGTGCGTGCACCCGGAGGACTTCGCCGGGGCGGAAGTCGACCTGGCGCGGGCGGTGGAGAAGGGCATGCCGTACGAGTCGATCTTCCGGGTGATCCGCCCCGACGGCGAGGTGCGGGTGATCCAGGCTGGCGCGCAGATCGAGTACGACAGCGCCGGGAAGGCGCTGCGGGTCACCGGGATCAACCGCGACATCACCGCCCAGCGCGAGCTGGAGCAGCGCCTGCTATACGCCAAGGAGCAGGCCGATCTGGCCAGTGCCGCCAAGTCCTCGTTCCTGGCCAACATGAGCCACGAGATCCGTACGCCGATGAACGCCGTGCTGGGCATGCTGCAGCTGGTGCAGAACACCGAACTGAGCGGGCGCCAGCTGGACTACGTGAGCAAGGCGGAAACTGCGGCGAAATCCCTGCTGGGGCTGCTCAACGACATCCTCGACTACTCCAAGATCGAGGCCGGCAAGCTGCAGCTCGACCTGCATCCCTTCGCCCTCGATGCGCTGATGCGCGACCTGGCGGTGGTGCTGGCGGGCAATCAGGGGAGCAAGGAGGTCGAGGTGATGTTCGACCTCGACAGTGCCCTGCCGGTAGGCCTGCTCGGCGACAGCCTGCGCCTGCAGCAGGTACTGATCAACCTGGCCGGCAATGCCCTCAAGTTCACCCAGCAGGGCCAGGTGCTGGTGCGGGTGACGCAACTGCAGCGCACGGGGGACTCGGTACGCCTGCGCTTCGAGGTGGCCGACACCGGCATCGGCATCAGCGCCGAGCAGTTGCAGCGGATTTTCCAGGTGTTCACCCAGGCCGAAGCCTCGACCACCCGGCGCTTCGGCGGCAGCGGCCTGGGCCTGGTGATCAGCCGGCGTCTGGTCAAGCTGATGGGCGCCGAGCTGCAGGCCGCCAGCGAGCAGGGCATCGGCAGTCGCTTCTGGTTCGACCTCAATCTGGGCGTGGCACAGCCCACCAGTCTGCGCGCCGACTGTCCGGGGGCGGATCGGCCGTTGCGCCTGCTGGTGGTCGATGACAACCCGGTCGGCGGCGAGCTGTTGCTGCATACCTGCCGGGCCCTGGGCTGGCAGGCCGAGTATGTCGACAGCGGCCGCCGCGCCCTGGAGCGGGTGGCCCAGGCCGAGGAACGGGGGCAGCCCTACGAGCTGGTGCTGATGGACTGGCGCATGCCGGACATGGACGGGCTGAGCGCCGCCCGGCAGATCCGCGTGCAGAGCGGTGGGCGCGTGGTGCCGCTGATCATCATGATCACTGCCTATGGCCGCGAAGCGCTGGCCGATGCCCAGCAGGCCGGCCAGGTGCCCTTCAGCGGTTTCCTGGTCAAGCCGGTCACCCCACGCCAGTTGGCCGAGGCAGTGCAGCAGGCCTGCGCTGGCGGTACCGTGGCCAGCGCCGACGAACGCCGGCCGCAGGCGGACAAGCCCAGGCGTCTGGACGGCCTGCGCCTGCTGGTGGTGGAGGACAACCCGCTCAATCGCCAGGTGGCCTACGAGCTGCTGCACGGCGAGGGCGCCGAGGTGCAGCTGGCCGAGGGCGGTCTGCAGGGCGTGGCCCTGGCCACCGCGGCGGATGCGACCTTCGATGCCGTGCTGATGGATGTGCAGATGCCGGATATCGATGGCCACGAGGCGACCCGGCGCATCCTCGCCAGCCCGCAGGCGGCGACGTTGCCGATCATCGCCATGACGGCCAATGCCTCCTGGGCCGACCAGCAGGCCTGCCGCGAGGCGGGTATGCTCGACCATGTCGGCAAGCCCATCGACCTGGAGCAACTGGTGGCGGCGCTGCTGCTGCACACCGGGCGCGGGCGCAGCCTGGCCGCGGCGGCACCGGTGGCGGCGGGGGACGGGTTGATCGAAACGCGGACGGCGATCATCGAGCGCTTCGGTGGCAACCACGAGCTGATCCGCAATGTGCTGGCCAACTTCGGCCCGGAACTGAGCCGCCAGTTGGCCAGCGCCCGGGTGCAATTCGAGCAGGGCGACCCGCGCGGAGTCGCCGCCGTGCTGCATGCGATCAAGGGTAGCGCCGGCACCATGGGCGCCCGGGCCCTGTCGCGCCTGGCGGGCGAGCTGGAGCAGCAGTTACAGCATGGCAACGCGGCGAACCATGCTGCCTTCTTCGCCGACCCTGCCAGCCTGGCCGGTCTGGGCAGCATCTTCGCTGCCAGCCTGGCACTGCTGCAGGAGGCCTTCCCGCCGCTCCAGCCGGGCGACCCGGGCCTGGCCCAGGTACCACTGGCGCCGGGGCCCTGGCGCCAGGCACTGCAGGAAATCCTGGTGCTGCTGGAAGTGGGCAACCTGCAGGCCATCGAGCTGGCCGAGGCGTT